One window of the Verrucomicrobiota bacterium genome contains the following:
- a CDS encoding glutamine--tRNA ligase/YqeY domain fusion protein: MIKPKTETNETSSQNVIACSIANGKSGEAPGEVVPSDFIRDIVAADLAAGKHKQIHTRFPPEPNGYLHIGHAKSICLNFGIAREFGGVCNLRMDDTNPTKEDVEYVDSITEDVKWLIGDWADHCLGMKPKGKTPETQEVGGRSDYYLPPVEQSPIANRQSPITHRPSPIVEPFYASDYFDQTYEYALQLVKKGLAYVCDLSPEDTDKYRGAPDRPGQESPWRTRSVEENLDLFVRMKNGEFPDGARTLRAKIDMESPNIWMRDPVLYRIRHAEHHHTGGRWCIYPMYDFAHCLSDYIEGITHSICTLEFEVHRPLYDWILQNLDLPRPLPHQYEFARLNLSFTVMSKRKLLQLVNEKLVSGWDDPRMPTISGLRRRGVTAGALRAFAYNIGITKYNGLTDVAVLEHAIREDLNKRALRRLAVLRPIKVVLTNYPEGKTEELEATNNPEDPAAGTRRLPFSRALYIEQDDFMESPPPKYFRLRPGGEVRLKYAYIIKCDEVVKDAGGRTIELRCTADLDSKSGGPTANRKVKGTIHWVSAAHAIDVEARLYDRLFTVAEPDASGDFKQHLNPHSLEIVTAKCEPSLKDAKADLRYQFERLGYFTLDKNSQLPAGTAPLVFNRTITLKDTWAKEAAKR, translated from the coding sequence ATGATCAAACCGAAAACCGAGACAAACGAAACCAGTTCGCAGAATGTGATTGCCTGTTCCATTGCGAACGGGAAGAGCGGCGAGGCGCCCGGGGAAGTGGTTCCTTCCGATTTTATCCGGGATATCGTCGCGGCCGATCTGGCCGCCGGGAAGCACAAACAAATTCATACGCGTTTTCCGCCCGAACCGAATGGTTATCTCCACATCGGGCACGCCAAGAGCATTTGCCTGAATTTCGGCATTGCCCGCGAATTCGGCGGCGTCTGCAACCTTAGGATGGACGACACCAACCCGACGAAAGAAGACGTCGAATACGTGGACTCGATCACCGAGGACGTGAAATGGCTGATCGGAGACTGGGCCGATCATTGTCTTGGCATGAAGCCCAAAGGCAAAACACCCGAGACGCAAGAGGTGGGCGGCAGGTCTGATTACTATCTCCCCCCAGTCGAACAATCGCCAATCGCCAATCGCCAATCGCCAATTACCCATCGTCCATCGCCCATCGTCGAGCCGTTCTACGCGTCGGATTACTTCGACCAGACTTACGAGTACGCGCTGCAACTTGTCAAAAAGGGCCTGGCTTACGTTTGCGACCTTTCGCCGGAAGACACCGACAAATACCGCGGTGCGCCGGATCGCCCGGGCCAAGAGAGCCCGTGGCGCACCCGTTCCGTCGAGGAGAATCTCGACTTGTTCGTCCGGATGAAGAACGGGGAGTTCCCGGACGGCGCGCGTACACTCCGCGCCAAAATCGACATGGAGTCGCCGAACATCTGGATGCGTGATCCGGTCCTTTACCGCATTCGCCACGCCGAGCATCATCACACCGGCGGCCGATGGTGCATTTATCCGATGTACGACTTTGCGCATTGCCTGAGCGATTACATCGAAGGGATCACGCATTCCATTTGCACGCTGGAGTTCGAGGTCCACCGGCCGCTCTACGACTGGATTCTCCAGAACCTCGATTTGCCGCGACCGTTGCCTCATCAATACGAATTCGCCCGCCTCAATCTCAGTTTCACCGTCATGAGCAAGCGCAAACTGCTCCAGCTCGTGAACGAGAAGCTCGTCAGCGGCTGGGACGATCCCCGCATGCCGACAATCAGCGGTCTTCGCCGCCGCGGCGTCACGGCCGGCGCACTGCGGGCTTTCGCCTACAACATCGGCATCACGAAATACAACGGCCTCACGGACGTCGCGGTGCTTGAACACGCCATCCGCGAGGATCTGAACAAGCGCGCGCTGCGCCGCCTCGCGGTCCTGCGTCCCATCAAAGTGGTGCTCACGAATTATCCCGAAGGGAAAACCGAGGAACTCGAAGCCACCAACAATCCGGAAGATCCGGCTGCCGGGACGCGAAGACTGCCTTTTAGCCGCGCGCTCTACATCGAGCAGGACGACTTCATGGAGAGCCCGCCGCCGAAATACTTCCGGCTGCGTCCCGGCGGCGAAGTTCGCCTTAAATACGCTTACATCATCAAATGCGACGAAGTGGTGAAGGACGCCGGCGGCAGGACTATCGAACTCCGCTGCACCGCGGACCTCGATAGCAAGTCCGGCGGCCCGACGGCGAATCGCAAGGTCAAAGGCACGATCCATTGGGTAAGCGCGGCGCATGCCATCGACGTCGAAGCGCGCCTTTACGACCGCCTTTTCACCGTGGCAGAACCGGACGCCTCCGGCGATTTCAAGCAGCACCTCAATCCGCATTCACTGGAAATCGTCACCGCAAAATGCGAACCGAGCCTGAAGGACGCAAAGGCGGATCTTCGTTACCAATTCGAGCGTCTGGGGTATTTCACTCTGGACAAAAACTCGCAACTTCCAGCCGGGACCGCTCCGCTCGTCTTCAATCGCACGATTACCCTGAAGGACACCTGGGCGAAGGAAGCAGCGAAGAGGTAG
- a CDS encoding glutamate synthase subunit beta: protein MGKPTGFIEYLRELPLDRPAVKRIKDWNEFHYHMEPAKLQQQAARCMDCGIPFCHMGTLLSGMASGCPINNLIPEWNDLVYRGLWKEALDRLHKTNNFPDFTGRVCPAPCEGSCVLGINAPPVTIKNIECTIIDKGWEEGWVVPEPPAVRTGKKVAVIGSGPAGLCAAAQLNRAGHWVTVFERADRPGGLLMYGIPNPKLDKKLVVERRLDQMAKEGVTFLTNTEVGRNYPAEKLLKEFDAVVLCTGATKPRDLPVEGRNLKGVQFAMEFLHANTKALLDGTKNGDYISATDKDVMVIGGGDTGTDCVGTAMRHGCRSLIQVEILPRPPLERAADNPWPEWPKVYRMDYGQEEAAAVFGGDPRVFLTTAKKFIPDEDGRVKEVLTVEIKWEKNDKGQFVPKEVPGTEKTRPAQLVLLAMGFLGPEQPLLEQLGVERDPRTNIKADYGKYATSIPGVFAAGDCRRGQSLVVWAFNEGRGAARECDRYLMGYTNLP, encoded by the coding sequence ATGGGAAAACCGACCGGCTTTATCGAATATCTCCGCGAGCTGCCGCTGGACCGTCCGGCGGTCAAGCGCATCAAGGATTGGAACGAGTTCCACTATCACATGGAACCCGCGAAACTGCAGCAGCAGGCCGCGCGTTGCATGGACTGCGGCATTCCGTTCTGCCACATGGGCACCCTCCTCAGTGGCATGGCTTCCGGATGTCCGATCAACAATTTGATCCCGGAATGGAACGATCTTGTGTATCGAGGGCTGTGGAAGGAGGCGCTCGACCGGCTGCACAAGACCAATAATTTTCCGGATTTCACCGGACGAGTTTGCCCGGCGCCCTGCGAAGGCTCCTGCGTGCTCGGAATCAACGCGCCGCCCGTCACCATCAAAAACATCGAGTGCACGATCATCGACAAGGGCTGGGAAGAGGGTTGGGTCGTGCCCGAACCGCCGGCCGTGCGGACCGGGAAGAAGGTCGCCGTCATTGGATCGGGTCCGGCCGGCCTTTGCGCCGCCGCCCAACTCAACCGCGCCGGCCACTGGGTAACCGTGTTTGAGCGCGCCGACCGACCGGGCGGTTTGCTCATGTACGGCATCCCGAATCCCAAATTGGACAAGAAGCTCGTGGTTGAGCGCCGCCTGGACCAGATGGCGAAGGAGGGTGTCACCTTTTTGACGAACACCGAAGTCGGCCGGAATTATCCCGCCGAGAAGCTGTTGAAAGAATTCGACGCGGTTGTTCTCTGCACCGGCGCAACCAAACCGCGGGACTTGCCGGTCGAAGGGCGCAACCTCAAAGGCGTTCAGTTCGCCATGGAATTCCTCCACGCCAACACCAAGGCTCTTTTGGACGGCACGAAAAACGGCGATTACATCTCGGCCACGGACAAGGACGTCATGGTGATCGGCGGCGGTGACACCGGGACGGACTGCGTGGGCACGGCCATGCGGCATGGCTGCCGGAGCCTGATTCAAGTGGAGATTCTGCCCCGGCCGCCCCTGGAACGCGCGGCAGACAATCCCTGGCCCGAATGGCCGAAAGTGTACCGGATGGATTATGGCCAGGAAGAAGCGGCTGCGGTCTTCGGCGGCGATCCGCGAGTCTTTCTCACCACGGCGAAGAAGTTCATCCCCGATGAAGACGGTCGAGTGAAGGAAGTGCTCACCGTGGAAATCAAGTGGGAGAAAAATGACAAAGGGCAATTCGTGCCCAAGGAGGTTCCAGGCACGGAAAAAACTCGGCCCGCGCAATTGGTGCTTCTCGCGATGGGGTTCCTCGGGCCGGAGCAACCGCTCCTGGAGCAACTCGGCGTTGAACGCGACCCGCGCACGAACATCAAAGCGGATTACGGGAAATACGCCACGAGCATTCCCGGTGTGTTCGCCGCTGGAGACTGCCGGCGCGGACAGAGCCTGGTCGTGTGGGCCTTCAACGAAGGTCGGGGAGCCGCGCGCGAATGCGATCGGTACCTGATGGGCTACACCAATCTGCCCTGA
- a CDS encoding DEAD/DEAH box helicase — protein MSTAFHAKYFAHELTKRCASDSVQKLAASLADAQVDLNPHQIDAALFAFSSPLSKGALLADEVGLGKTIEAGILLSQKWAERKRKLLVIVPANLRKQWHQELADKFFLPATILETRTFNEQIKKKGNFNSFDQTDTIIICSYHFAKAKDIYVQKVQWNLEV, from the coding sequence GTGTCAACAGCGTTTCACGCGAAGTATTTTGCGCACGAACTGACCAAGCGATGCGCGTCGGACAGCGTTCAAAAGCTCGCCGCCTCGCTCGCCGACGCGCAGGTGGACCTGAACCCGCACCAGATTGACGCCGCACTGTTCGCGTTCAGTTCGCCACTGTCCAAGGGCGCCCTTCTGGCGGATGAAGTCGGACTTGGGAAGACCATCGAAGCGGGCATCCTGCTTTCGCAGAAGTGGGCTGAGCGCAAGCGCAAGCTGCTGGTCATCGTGCCTGCGAATCTCCGCAAGCAGTGGCACCAGGAACTCGCGGACAAGTTCTTTCTTCCCGCCACCATTCTCGAAACACGGACGTTCAACGAGCAAATCAAGAAGAAGGGGAACTTCAATTCGTTCGACCAGACGGACACCATCATCATCTGCTCCTACCATTTCGCGAAGGCCAAGGACATCTACGTCCAGAAAGTCCAGTGGAACCTTGAAGTCTGA
- a CDS encoding CBS domain-containing protein, producing MIATATIDSILKQKSGPLWSVSPDTTVFDTIQLMADKNIGAVLVKAGEKLVGIMSERDYTRKVAIKGKSSKETRVKEIISTPVVTVTPNHTVEECMRLMTENRIRHLPVLEGEKTIGVISIGDLVNWVISAQSVAIKQMENYIAGNYYC from the coding sequence ATGATCGCTACGGCCACGATTGACTCGATTCTCAAACAGAAATCCGGCCCGCTTTGGTCTGTCTCACCCGACACCACCGTCTTCGACACGATCCAACTGATGGCGGACAAAAACATCGGCGCCGTGCTGGTCAAGGCTGGCGAGAAACTGGTCGGGATCATGTCCGAGCGCGATTACACCCGCAAGGTGGCCATCAAGGGCAAATCCTCCAAAGAGACGCGAGTCAAGGAAATCATCTCCACGCCAGTTGTCACGGTGACTCCAAACCACACCGTGGAGGAGTGCATGCGGCTGATGACCGAGAACCGAATTCGCCACCTCCCCGTTTTGGAAGGAGAAAAAACCATCGGCGTTATCTCCATTGGCGATCTGGTGAATTGGGTGATCTCGGCGCAAAGCGTCGCGATCAAGCAGATGGAGAACTATATCGCAGGGAACTACTACTGCTGA
- a CDS encoding RraA family protein: MKQDFFKFPALIVFILATSGMVAAQLEGGTPASDPRAGKNLIPTPVYSEADDRRVLDLFQGLRVADVSDGMDAVGLQNTGLMNADIRPLWKDTQKFTHRFIGIAVTARYVPTQLPPAGRMKTDEYDKWVGEWYRNKSSEPFTALLRPGSALVIEDAAEVDVGSIGSNNILSWKLRGCVGVVTSATARDTDEIITEGIPLYFQKPGRGIRPGRNEIESVNRPIFCGGVLVMPGDVIVADGDGVIVVPRARAEDVATCAKKILDGDKAARRNLYKKLGLPADDSVR, from the coding sequence ATGAAACAGGACTTCTTCAAGTTTCCGGCTCTGATTGTCTTCATTCTCGCAACATCTGGAATGGTTGCCGCGCAACTGGAAGGCGGCACTCCGGCAAGCGACCCACGCGCCGGGAAAAATCTCATCCCGACCCCCGTGTACTCTGAAGCCGACGACCGCCGTGTTCTTGACCTTTTCCAAGGACTGCGTGTCGCGGACGTTTCCGATGGCATGGATGCGGTCGGGCTGCAAAACACGGGCCTGATGAACGCGGACATCCGGCCGCTCTGGAAAGACACGCAGAAGTTCACGCACCGCTTCATTGGGATCGCCGTCACGGCGCGGTACGTCCCGACCCAACTCCCGCCCGCCGGACGGATGAAAACGGACGAATACGACAAATGGGTCGGCGAATGGTACCGAAACAAATCCAGCGAGCCGTTCACGGCGTTGCTGCGGCCCGGCAGCGCGCTCGTGATCGAGGACGCGGCCGAAGTGGATGTCGGCTCGATCGGCTCCAACAACATCCTGAGCTGGAAACTTCGCGGCTGCGTCGGCGTGGTGACGAGCGCGACCGCGCGCGACACCGATGAGATCATCACCGAAGGCATTCCGCTTTACTTCCAGAAACCCGGCCGCGGCATCCGGCCCGGCCGAAACGAAATCGAGTCGGTGAACCGGCCCATTTTCTGCGGCGGCGTGCTGGTTATGCCTGGCGATGTGATCGTGGCGGATGGCGATGGCGTCATCGTGGTTCCTCGCGCCCGCGCCGAAGACGTCGCCACCTGCGCCAAGAAGATTCTCGACGGCGACAAGGCGGCCCGCCGCAACCTTTACAAAAAGCTCGGCCTGCCCGCGGATGATTCGGTGAGATAG